The Methanobacterium sp. Maddingley MBC34 genome contains the following window.
TGAAGTGGTGGCACATCTGGCAGATCTGGGGGAAATAGAAAAAAATCTACTGGTGACTCCAGAAGTAGGATCAAAGGTTAATTGGGGGACCATACTCACCAATGCTCCCATTTAAAATTATTTAAAATTTAGATTTATTTAATAAAATCTATGAAATTGAGCTGTTTTAAAAGGGGATGATAAAAATGCTAAATGGATTCAGGTTTAAAATGTTAAATCGAGAGGCTTCTTCACCAAAAAATAAATCTTTAGAAATCATAGAACATCTTAATCTTCATAATGGGATGGTAGTGGGGGATATTGGGTCTGGTGGAGGGTATTTCATCCATGAATTTTCCAGAAAAGTGGGAAGGGAAGGTCACCTTTATGCCATTGATACCAATGAAAACGCTCTTGATTTTATAAAGACTCATCTTCCAACGAACATTCAGAATGTGGAAACATTACTGGTTAATCCAAATGGGATAAATTTACCTGAAAAGAGTGTGGATCTATTTTTTTTGAGAAATGTGTTCCATCATATCCCCAATCAGACTGAATATTTTAAAGGTATTGGAAAATTTCTAAAAGATGATGGAAAAATAGCCATTATTGATTATAACAAAAGAAAACTCAGTTTCACAGGTCTTTTTGGACATTACACTCCTGAAATTGTTCTTTTAGATGTTATGAAACAAGCGGGGTTCTCCCTTCTGGAAAAATATGATTTTTTACCGGACCAGTTATTCATGGTTTTTGAAAAATGGCCATGAAAATGATTATAATCAGATTTAGCTTGAAGATATTCATTATTTATGGATTAAGCATTATTTAAATG
Protein-coding sequences here:
- a CDS encoding methylase involved in ubiquinone/menaquinone biosynthesis (PFAM: Methyltransferase domain), coding for MLNGFRFKMLNREASSPKNKSLEIIEHLNLHNGMVVGDIGSGGGYFIHEFSRKVGREGHLYAIDTNENALDFIKTHLPTNIQNVETLLVNPNGINLPEKSVDLFFLRNVFHHIPNQTEYFKGIGKFLKDDGKIAIIDYNKRKLSFTGLFGHYTPEIVLLDVMKQAGFSLLEKYDFLPDQLFMVFEKWP